From a single Sphingobium lignivorans genomic region:
- a CDS encoding pyruvate dehydrogenase complex dihydrolipoamide acetyltransferase: MAINIQMPALSPTMEEGTLAKWLVKEGDTVSSGDLLAEIETDKATMEFEAVDEGVVGKILIPEGTDNVKVGTVIAVLVEEGEEVPADAGAAAAPAKTDATPAKAEPASAPKPEPEVARAATAPAAAPAAEGERIKASPLARRIAEQSGIDLAAVAGTGPNGRIVKADLEGVKPGAAAAPRPAEAPAAAAPAPAPAPAPVAAQDFGIPHEVEKLSNIRKTIARRLTESKQTIPHIYLTVDVRLDALLKLRGELNTALEKSGVKLSVNDLLIKALAKALLACPKCNVQFAGDQLLKFSRADVSVAVSIPTGLITPIIVDAGAKAVSAISTEMKDLASRAKEGKLRPEEYQGGTASLSNMGMMGIKQFEAVINPPQAMIMAIGAGEKRPYVIDDALGIATVMSATGSFDHRAIDGADGAELMKVFKELVEAPLGLVA, translated from the coding sequence ATGGCGATCAACATCCAGATGCCCGCCCTCTCGCCCACCATGGAAGAAGGCACGCTGGCCAAATGGCTGGTGAAGGAAGGCGACACCGTCAGCTCCGGCGATCTTCTCGCGGAAATCGAGACGGACAAGGCGACGATGGAATTCGAAGCCGTGGACGAAGGCGTGGTCGGCAAGATCCTCATTCCGGAAGGCACGGACAATGTGAAGGTCGGCACCGTGATCGCGGTGCTGGTCGAGGAGGGCGAGGAAGTGCCGGCGGATGCCGGTGCCGCCGCAGCGCCCGCCAAGACCGATGCGACGCCCGCCAAGGCCGAGCCGGCCAGCGCGCCGAAGCCCGAACCGGAAGTGGCCAGAGCCGCTACCGCGCCAGCGGCCGCGCCGGCCGCGGAGGGTGAGCGCATCAAGGCAAGCCCGCTGGCCCGTCGCATCGCCGAGCAATCCGGCATTGACCTGGCCGCAGTCGCGGGCACGGGGCCCAACGGGCGAATCGTCAAGGCCGACCTTGAAGGCGTGAAGCCCGGCGCAGCGGCCGCGCCGCGCCCCGCAGAAGCGCCTGCCGCCGCCGCACCGGCGCCTGCTCCTGCGCCCGCCCCGGTGGCGGCTCAGGACTTCGGCATCCCGCACGAAGTCGAGAAGCTCTCCAATATCCGCAAGACGATCGCGCGGCGCCTCACCGAATCGAAGCAGACCATCCCGCACATCTACCTCACCGTGGACGTGCGCCTCGATGCGCTGCTCAAGCTGCGCGGGGAGCTCAACACGGCGCTGGAGAAGAGCGGCGTCAAACTCTCCGTCAACGATCTGCTCATCAAGGCGCTGGCCAAGGCGCTGCTTGCCTGCCCGAAGTGCAACGTGCAGTTCGCGGGCGACCAGCTCCTCAAGTTCAGCCGCGCGGACGTCAGCGTCGCCGTTTCGATCCCCACCGGCCTCATCACGCCGATCATCGTCGATGCCGGCGCCAAGGCCGTGAGCGCGATCTCGACCGAGATGAAGGACCTCGCCAGCCGCGCCAAGGAAGGCAAGCTGCGCCCCGAGGAATATCAGGGCGGCACCGCCAGCCTCTCCAACATGGGCATGATGGGCATCAAGCAGTTCGAGGCCGTCATCAATCCGCCGCAGGCGATGATCATGGCCATCGGCGCGGGCGAGAAGCGCCCCTATGTGATCGACGACGCGCTCGGTATCGCCACGGTGATGTCGGCCACCGGCAGCTTCGACCATCGCGCCATTGACGGCGCGGACGGCGCGGAGTTGATGAAGGTCTTCAAGGAACTGGTGGAGGCGCCGCTGGGTCTGGTGGCGTAA
- the mtgA gene encoding monofunctional biosynthetic peptidoglycan transglycosylase — protein sequence MADKASGRRKATPSKRGPIGRVLRWLLTAVLAFVGLSLLQVLVYKWVPVPVTLTMIFDKNGITKDWTPLSRIDPDMARAAIAGEDAKFCQHHGFDTQAIQQAMEYNARGGRIRGGSTISQQTAKNVFLWQGGGFFRKGLEAWYTVLIEAIWGKRRIMEVYLNVAETGIGTYGVQAGAMRYFGHGADKLSRTEAARIAAVLPLPKKRAAIAPSGFTLRHGNRIARYIGVVRTQGLDACLDL from the coding sequence ATGGCAGACAAGGCGTCCGGCAGGCGCAAGGCAACCCCGTCGAAGCGTGGCCCGATAGGGCGCGTCCTGCGTTGGCTGCTGACCGCCGTGCTGGCGTTTGTTGGCCTCTCGTTGCTGCAGGTGCTGGTCTACAAATGGGTGCCTGTGCCGGTCACGCTGACCATGATCTTCGACAAGAATGGCATCACGAAGGACTGGACGCCGCTCTCGCGCATCGATCCCGACATGGCGCGCGCCGCCATTGCCGGGGAAGATGCCAAATTCTGCCAGCATCATGGCTTCGACACTCAGGCGATCCAGCAGGCCATGGAATATAATGCCCGCGGCGGGCGCATTCGCGGCGGATCCACCATCAGCCAGCAGACCGCGAAGAACGTGTTCCTCTGGCAAGGCGGCGGTTTCTTCCGCAAGGGCCTCGAAGCCTGGTATACGGTGCTGATCGAAGCGATCTGGGGCAAGCGCCGGATCATGGAAGTCTATCTCAACGTGGCCGAGACCGGCATCGGGACCTACGGGGTGCAGGCTGGCGCGATGCGCTATTTCGGCCATGGAGCGGACAAGCTCTCGCGCACCGAAGCAGCGCGCATCGCTGCCGTGCTGCCGCTCCCCAAGAAGCGCGCGGCGATCGCGCCCTCCGGCTTCACGCTGCGCCACGGCAATCGCATCGCGCGCTATATCGGCGTGGTGCGGACGCAAGGGCTGGATGCCTGCCTCGACCTGTAA
- a CDS encoding YgfZ/GcvT domain-containing protein yields the protein MVPTTLRDRSIVRVGGPEARPFLQGLLTQDVLTLAQGAPRYAGLLSPQGKALFDMILWADSAGGEDVLIDCEAARADALVKRLSLYRLRRPVTLTIEPALAVHWSADPHADAAPDPRHPALGWRWLALAGEGDASEAFRACRLGQGISEGAAELGEDKTLWLECNAEELNGVDYAKGCYIGQENTARMHYRNKVNRRLVVVPLDQSDEARRRIAWPALGLATDHRPVDTLDSLSLPDWLSSALSQTTD from the coding sequence ATGGTTCCTACTACCCTTCGTGATCGATCGATCGTCCGCGTCGGCGGCCCGGAAGCGCGCCCCTTCCTGCAGGGATTGCTGACGCAGGATGTGCTGACGCTGGCGCAGGGCGCGCCGCGCTATGCCGGCCTCCTTTCGCCCCAGGGCAAGGCACTGTTCGACATGATCCTGTGGGCAGACTCCGCAGGGGGCGAGGACGTGCTGATCGATTGCGAGGCAGCCCGGGCCGACGCGCTGGTGAAGCGCCTGTCCCTCTACCGGTTGCGCCGCCCGGTCACGCTCACCATCGAGCCCGCGCTGGCCGTCCATTGGTCGGCGGACCCCCATGCCGACGCGGCGCCCGACCCCCGGCATCCGGCGCTTGGCTGGCGCTGGCTGGCACTGGCCGGCGAAGGCGACGCATCCGAAGCGTTCCGCGCCTGTCGTCTGGGCCAGGGCATCTCCGAAGGCGCGGCAGAGCTGGGCGAGGACAAGACGCTGTGGCTCGAATGCAATGCGGAGGAGCTGAACGGCGTCGATTATGCGAAGGGCTGCTACATCGGCCAGGAGAACACAGCCCGCATGCATTATCGCAACAAGGTGAACCGGCGGCTGGTGGTGGTGCCGCTCGACCAGTCCGACGAGGCGCGCAGGCGAATCGCATGGCCGGCGCTTGGCCTGGCGACGGACCACCGACCAGTCGATACGCTGGACAGTTTGTCGCTGCCGGACTGGCTCTCATCCGCGCTGTCACAGACGACCGATTGA
- a CDS encoding TonB-dependent receptor, giving the protein MTKFRIILAATVASGALATGAHAQSTGAIDFEDAIIVTGSRSSDVGGIRIPDTTKATGVITDELISRQGTNTILNTINLLPGVSFQNNDPYGSAGGTLNIRGFGPDRVSLTWDGIPLNDTGNYAIYSNQLLDMELIGEVNVNLGSTDVDSPTAAASGGTVNYRTRLPYEEFNVTVVGAIGEYDFYRMFGAIDTGVFTPFGTRAFFSASRTGNDNVFNNYGKIDKQQYNGRIYQPIGSNGDFISIAGHYNENRNNFFGSLPLRTDANRVVGPNGNNRFPTNRDERFYTLEPCELAAARPGVADAVNTCGAAFDYRFNPSNTGNIRGSSRFTLSDGLVLTVDPSYQYVKANGGGVTTSISSSTGAASGGTFESGRVIGGNTYYGFIGGSYYAGIDLNGDGDRLDRVTTLNPSQTQTHRFGVISSLRYDINEFHTVRIAYTYDRGRHRQTGELGYLQLGGAPFDVFPVNDPIRDANGNAIQKRDRLSYAILNQVSGEYRGQFLDEALTVRLGVRAPFFKRDLTQNCFTTSASGFVDCVAEGQQAAYAAANPNYSRPQNRTLKYDKVLPNVGLSYRITPAASIFFNYAKGLQVPGTDPLYNSFFFAEGTAGSQPAPETTDSFDVGARYTTSKIQAQLTGWFTRYNNRLASAYDPEVNETVYRNLGTVDKWGIDGSIAYSPFQMLTLYAFGSYLKSDIKDDVVGGVCSASQASSGFRGCTAAGQVFYLPTAGKRESGAPVFQLGARAELHLGDFDLGVQGKRTGKRYIYDTNEPIVISGTEVYGAVAPGYTLFDLDVRYSLASLGAPNVFAQLNVTNVFDKFYVGGFGGNLSPGSSPPFVQIGAPRAAMFSVHVQM; this is encoded by the coding sequence ATGACCAAATTCCGCATTATCCTCGCGGCGACTGTCGCCAGCGGGGCACTGGCGACGGGAGCGCATGCTCAGTCGACCGGCGCGATCGACTTCGAAGACGCCATCATCGTCACCGGCTCGCGCTCGAGCGACGTGGGTGGCATCCGGATCCCGGACACCACCAAGGCGACCGGCGTCATCACTGACGAGCTGATCAGCCGCCAGGGCACCAACACGATCCTCAACACGATCAACTTGCTTCCGGGCGTCAGCTTCCAGAACAACGACCCCTATGGATCGGCCGGCGGCACGCTGAACATTCGCGGCTTCGGCCCCGACCGCGTCTCGCTCACCTGGGACGGCATCCCGCTGAACGACACCGGCAACTACGCCATCTATTCCAACCAGCTGCTCGACATGGAGCTGATCGGCGAGGTGAACGTCAACCTCGGCAGCACGGACGTCGACAGCCCGACGGCGGCCGCGTCCGGCGGCACGGTGAACTATCGCACGCGCCTGCCCTATGAGGAATTCAATGTCACCGTCGTCGGTGCGATCGGCGAGTATGATTTCTACCGCATGTTCGGCGCGATCGACACGGGCGTCTTCACGCCCTTCGGAACGCGCGCTTTCTTCTCCGCCAGCCGCACGGGCAACGACAACGTCTTCAACAACTACGGCAAGATCGACAAGCAGCAGTATAACGGCCGCATCTATCAGCCGATCGGAAGCAACGGCGACTTCATCTCCATTGCCGGCCATTACAACGAGAACCGCAACAACTTCTTCGGTTCGCTGCCGCTGCGCACGGACGCCAACCGCGTCGTCGGCCCCAATGGCAACAACCGCTTCCCCACGAACCGCGATGAGCGCTTCTACACGCTCGAGCCTTGTGAGCTCGCCGCGGCACGGCCGGGCGTCGCCGACGCCGTCAACACCTGCGGCGCCGCGTTCGACTATCGCTTCAATCCCTCCAACACCGGCAACATTCGCGGTAGCTCGCGCTTCACCCTGTCCGACGGCCTCGTGCTGACGGTCGATCCGAGCTATCAGTATGTGAAGGCCAACGGCGGTGGCGTGACCACCAGCATCAGCAGCTCCACCGGCGCCGCTTCCGGCGGCACCTTCGAAAGCGGCCGCGTGATCGGTGGCAACACCTATTACGGGTTCATCGGCGGCAGCTATTATGCAGGCATCGACCTCAATGGTGACGGCGACCGCCTGGACCGGGTGACGACGCTCAACCCGAGCCAGACCCAGACGCACCGCTTCGGCGTGATCTCGTCGCTGCGTTACGACATCAACGAGTTCCACACCGTCCGCATCGCCTATACCTATGACCGCGGACGCCATCGCCAGACCGGCGAGCTGGGTTACCTCCAGCTCGGTGGTGCGCCCTTCGACGTCTTCCCGGTGAACGATCCGATCCGGGACGCGAATGGCAATGCCATCCAGAAGCGCGACCGTCTCTCTTATGCCATCCTGAACCAGGTTTCGGGTGAGTATCGCGGCCAGTTCCTGGATGAAGCGCTGACGGTACGGCTGGGCGTGCGCGCTCCCTTCTTCAAGCGCGACCTGACCCAGAACTGCTTCACCACGTCCGCTTCCGGCTTCGTGGACTGCGTCGCCGAGGGCCAGCAGGCGGCTTATGCCGCGGCGAACCCGAACTATTCGCGTCCGCAGAACCGTACGCTGAAGTATGACAAGGTGCTGCCGAACGTCGGTCTGAGCTATCGCATCACGCCGGCAGCCTCGATCTTCTTCAACTATGCGAAGGGTCTGCAGGTTCCGGGTACGGACCCCCTCTACAACAGCTTCTTCTTCGCCGAAGGAACGGCCGGATCGCAGCCGGCGCCGGAGACGACGGACAGCTTCGACGTGGGCGCGCGCTACACGACCTCGAAGATCCAGGCTCAGCTGACCGGTTGGTTCACCCGCTACAACAACCGGCTGGCCTCCGCCTATGATCCGGAAGTGAACGAGACCGTTTACCGGAACCTCGGAACAGTGGACAAATGGGGCATCGACGGCAGCATCGCCTACTCGCCCTTCCAGATGCTCACCCTCTATGCCTTCGGCTCGTACCTCAAGTCGGACATCAAGGACGATGTCGTTGGCGGCGTCTGCAGCGCCAGCCAGGCGAGCAGCGGTTTCCGTGGCTGCACCGCGGCGGGGCAGGTCTTCTATCTCCCCACCGCCGGCAAGCGTGAATCGGGTGCTCCGGTGTTCCAGCTGGGCGCGCGCGCCGAGCTGCATCTGGGCGACTTCGATCTCGGCGTCCAGGGCAAGCGCACCGGCAAGCGGTACATCTATGATACCAACGAGCCGATCGTGATCAGCGGCACGGAAGTCTATGGTGCCGTCGCTCCGGGCTACACCCTGTTCGATCTCGACGTCCGCTACTCGCTGGCATCGCTGGGTGCGCCGAACGTCTTCGCGCAGCTCAACGTCACCAACGTCTTCGACAAATTCTATGTCGGTGGCTTCGGTGGCAATCTGTCGCCGGGCAGCAGCCCGCCGTTCGTGCAAATCGGTGCACCGCGCGCGGCCATGTTCAGCGTCCACGTGCAGATGTAA
- the lpdA gene encoding dihydrolipoyl dehydrogenase translates to MSESYDLIVLGSGPGGYVAAIRAAQLGLKTAIVERELLGGICLNWGCIPTKALLRSAEIFHYMSHAKDYGLAAEKISADIEAVVKRSRGVAKQLNAGVTHLMKKNKIAVHMGTGVLTAANKLTVTDKDGNKTDLSAKHIIVATGARARDLPFAPADGKRIWTYRTAMTPPEMPGKLLVIGSGAIGIEFASFYNDMGAEVTVVEMMDRIVPVEDADVSAFLEKQLVKRGMKIVTGAALDSLKASDKGVTAAIKGKDGKTETSEFSHCIVAIGIVPNTENIGLEALGVTMERGHIKTDGLCRTNVAGLWAIGDVTAPPWLAHKASHEGVTAAEAIAQALGNKDVHPHEMDPRNIPGCTYCQPQVASVGLTEAKAKEAGYTVKAGTFPFIGNGKAIALGEAEGFVKTVFDAKTGELLGAHMVGAEVTEMIQGYTIGKTAELVEADFIQTVFPHPTISETMHEAVLAAFGRALHI, encoded by the coding sequence GTGTCCGAATCCTACGATCTCATCGTCCTCGGTTCCGGCCCCGGCGGCTATGTCGCGGCGATCCGCGCGGCGCAGCTCGGGCTCAAGACCGCGATCGTCGAGCGCGAGCTGCTGGGCGGCATCTGCCTCAACTGGGGCTGCATCCCCACCAAGGCGCTGCTGCGCTCGGCGGAGATCTTCCATTATATGAGCCATGCGAAGGACTATGGCCTCGCGGCGGAAAAGATCAGCGCCGACATCGAAGCCGTGGTGAAGCGCTCGCGCGGCGTGGCGAAGCAGCTCAATGCCGGCGTCACGCATCTCATGAAGAAGAACAAGATCGCCGTGCACATGGGCACCGGCGTGCTGACGGCCGCGAACAAGCTGACGGTGACGGACAAGGACGGCAATAAGACCGACCTCTCCGCGAAACACATCATCGTGGCGACGGGCGCACGCGCGCGCGACCTGCCCTTCGCCCCGGCGGACGGCAAGCGCATCTGGACCTATCGCACCGCCATGACCCCGCCGGAAATGCCGGGCAAGCTGCTGGTCATCGGGTCGGGCGCCATCGGCATCGAGTTCGCGAGCTTCTACAATGACATGGGTGCCGAGGTGACGGTCGTCGAAATGATGGACCGCATCGTGCCGGTGGAGGATGCCGACGTGTCGGCCTTCCTCGAGAAGCAGCTCGTGAAGCGCGGCATGAAGATCGTGACCGGCGCGGCGCTGGACTCCCTCAAGGCTTCCGACAAGGGCGTCACCGCCGCCATCAAGGGCAAGGACGGAAAGACGGAGACCAGCGAGTTCAGCCACTGCATCGTCGCCATCGGCATCGTCCCGAACACCGAGAATATCGGGTTGGAAGCGCTTGGCGTCACCATGGAGCGGGGACACATCAAGACCGATGGGCTCTGCCGTACCAACGTCGCCGGCCTGTGGGCGATCGGCGACGTCACCGCGCCGCCATGGCTCGCGCACAAGGCCAGCCACGAGGGCGTCACCGCCGCCGAAGCGATCGCGCAGGCGCTCGGCAACAAGGATGTTCATCCGCACGAGATGGACCCGCGCAACATCCCCGGCTGCACCTACTGCCAGCCGCAGGTCGCCAGCGTGGGGCTGACCGAAGCCAAAGCGAAGGAAGCCGGCTATACGGTGAAGGCAGGCACTTTCCCCTTCATCGGCAATGGCAAGGCCATTGCACTGGGCGAGGCGGAGGGCTTCGTGAAGACCGTGTTCGATGCCAAGACCGGCGAACTGCTCGGCGCGCACATGGTCGGCGCGGAAGTGACGGAAATGATCCAGGGCTATACGATCGGCAAGACCGCCGAGCTGGTCGAGGCCGACTTCATCCAGACCGTCTTCCCGCATCCCACGATCAGCGAAACCATGCATGAAGCGGTCCTCGCCGCGTTCGGACGGGCGCTGCATATTTGA
- a CDS encoding dihydroorotase, whose translation MTQSFDLLLANGTVHLPGGPVSADIGIVAGRIAAIGARPGDAGEIIDCTGLDILPGVIDSQVHFREPGLEHKEDLESGSRAAVLGGVTAVFEMPNTSPNTDSADRVEDKLARARHRMWCDHAFYVGATGDNAEMLGDLERMPGTAGVKIFMGASTGSLLVAEDEALARVLAHGRRRVAIHAEDEARMNARLGERIEGDPASHPVWRDDESAMLATRRIVKLAREAGRRIHVLHVTTPAELAFLGQHKDIATCEVTPQHLTLAAEEAYPRLGTYAQMNPPIRSTAHREGLWHWVGQGVPDVLGSDHAPHTLEEKAKVYPASPSGMPGVQTLVPLLLDHVANGRLTLQRFIDLTSAGPQRVFGLVGKGRIAVGYDADFTIVDLRARWTMTADWFASRCGWSPFEDMTVTGRPVGTIVRGHRVMWENQLANEAVGEPVRFEATEFPGH comes from the coding sequence ATGACCCAGAGCTTCGACCTGCTTCTCGCCAATGGCACCGTGCATTTGCCGGGAGGGCCCGTGTCGGCGGATATCGGCATCGTCGCGGGCCGGATCGCGGCCATCGGCGCCCGCCCTGGCGACGCCGGCGAGATCATCGACTGCACGGGGCTGGATATCCTGCCCGGGGTCATCGACAGTCAGGTTCATTTCCGCGAGCCGGGTCTGGAGCACAAGGAGGATCTCGAATCGGGCAGTCGCGCCGCCGTGCTGGGCGGAGTCACCGCCGTGTTCGAGATGCCTAACACCAGCCCGAACACGGACAGTGCCGACCGGGTGGAGGACAAGCTGGCCCGCGCCCGTCATCGCATGTGGTGCGACCATGCCTTCTATGTCGGCGCGACGGGTGACAATGCCGAGATGCTGGGCGACCTGGAACGCATGCCCGGCACGGCCGGCGTCAAGATCTTCATGGGCGCGTCCACCGGCAGCTTGCTCGTCGCGGAAGACGAGGCGCTCGCGCGCGTCCTGGCGCATGGCCGCCGCCGCGTCGCCATCCACGCCGAGGACGAAGCGCGCATGAACGCCCGGCTCGGCGAGCGGATCGAGGGCGATCCCGCCAGCCATCCCGTCTGGCGCGATGATGAGAGCGCGATGCTGGCGACCCGCCGTATCGTGAAGCTCGCCCGTGAGGCGGGGCGGCGCATCCATGTGCTGCATGTGACCACGCCTGCGGAACTGGCGTTTCTGGGGCAGCATAAGGATATCGCGACCTGCGAGGTCACGCCACAGCATCTGACGCTCGCGGCCGAAGAGGCCTATCCGCGCCTCGGCACTTATGCGCAGATGAACCCGCCCATCCGCAGCACCGCGCATCGCGAAGGCCTGTGGCATTGGGTCGGGCAGGGCGTGCCCGATGTGCTCGGGTCGGACCATGCCCCCCATACGCTGGAGGAAAAGGCGAAAGTCTATCCGGCCTCGCCGAGCGGGATGCCGGGCGTGCAGACACTGGTGCCGCTGCTGCTGGATCATGTCGCGAATGGCCGCCTGACGCTCCAGCGCTTCATCGATCTCACCAGTGCGGGCCCGCAGCGCGTCTTCGGCCTCGTGGGCAAGGGCCGCATCGCGGTCGGCTATGATGCCGATTTCACGATCGTGGACCTGCGCGCGCGTTGGACGATGACGGCCGACTGGTTCGCGTCGCGCTGCGGCTGGAGCCCCTTCGAGGACATGACGGTCACCGGTCGACCGGTGGGAACCATCGTGCGCGGGCATCGCGTGATGTGGGAAAATCAGCTTGCCAACGAGGCGGTCGGCGAGCCGGTCCGTTTCGAGGCGACGGAATTTCCGGGACACTGA
- a CDS encoding phosphatase PAP2 family protein, with protein sequence MSPRRRLALAAMLLVSLLLLGFARAAGLPAPADELAMTIVDAVQIHYPAQAAGVTSVASVLHRAGDTGALIATMLVLGLFLAYAGRPREVGWLLAAVMTVILFNPALKALFAEERPDLIPRVVEVTGHSFPSGHAAGTMALYGAVALLFPGRLIWIACAAMILLTGASRVWLGVHWPTDVVAGWLEAAAWLLVMSIWLPRRERRA encoded by the coding sequence ATGAGCCCGCGCCGCCGCCTGGCGCTGGCCGCCATGCTGCTGGTGTCGCTGCTTCTGCTGGGCTTCGCCCGCGCGGCCGGCCTGCCCGCGCCGGCCGACGAGCTTGCCATGACCATCGTCGATGCGGTGCAGATCCATTATCCTGCGCAGGCCGCCGGGGTCACATCCGTGGCCAGCGTGCTGCATCGAGCCGGCGACACGGGCGCGCTGATCGCAACCATGCTCGTCCTTGGCCTGTTCCTCGCTTATGCCGGACGACCGCGCGAAGTGGGCTGGCTGCTTGCGGCGGTGATGACGGTCATCCTGTTCAACCCGGCGTTGAAGGCGCTCTTTGCCGAAGAGCGCCCAGACCTCATTCCCCGGGTCGTGGAGGTGACGGGACACAGCTTCCCGAGCGGTCATGCCGCCGGGACGATGGCGCTCTATGGTGCCGTGGCACTGCTCTTTCCCGGTCGCCTCATATGGATCGCCTGCGCTGCGATGATCCTCCTCACCGGCGCGAGCCGGGTCTGGCTCGGCGTGCACTGGCCGACAGACGTGGTCGCCGGGTGGCTCGAGGCGGCCGCCTGGCTCCTCGTCATGTCGATCTGGCTGCCACGCAGGGAGCGACGCGCCTGA
- a CDS encoding acyl-CoA thioesterase yields the protein MPDAAPTAAPTIRVTTMPADANPYGDIFGGWLMSQMDMAAGLVAARHSAGRAVTIAVEGMQFHRPVFVGDEVSVFATLVKVGNTSMAIDVETWRRDRHGEAMNKVTQARFVFVAIDEQRHPRKVPPMVAAA from the coding sequence ATGCCCGACGCCGCTCCCACCGCCGCCCCGACCATCCGCGTCACCACCATGCCGGCGGACGCCAATCCCTATGGCGACATCTTCGGCGGCTGGCTGATGAGCCAGATGGACATGGCGGCCGGACTGGTCGCCGCGCGGCACAGCGCGGGGCGAGCCGTCACCATCGCCGTGGAAGGCATGCAGTTCCACCGCCCGGTATTCGTGGGTGACGAGGTTTCCGTCTTCGCGACGCTGGTGAAGGTCGGCAACACCTCCATGGCCATCGACGTCGAGACCTGGCGGCGGGACCGCCACGGCGAGGCCATGAACAAGGTGACGCAGGCCCGTTTCGTCTTTGTCGCCATCGACGAGCAACGCCATCCCCGCAAGGTGCCGCCGATGGTGGCCGCCGCATGA
- a CDS encoding metal-dependent hydrolase family protein — protein sequence MTEQGPLRRLVWLIAGMAAALSAPAHAETQVFTAARMIDVAAGKVVEHPAIFVTDGRITSVADARLVRWGSDVKHIDLGDRTILPGLIDMHVHLDGLAEIGGYRGLQYTDSFWAMIAVRNARDMLHAGFTTVRNLGSENYNDVGLMQAIDEGCAEGPRIVPAAHALGATGGHCDSTFLPPSFEAKSPGVGDGEQQLRQRVREQRKYGAQVIKVCATGGVFSRNTEPGQQQLSEQELRAIVEEAHLWGLRVAAHAHGAAGIKAAIRAGIDTIEHVSLLDDEGIRLALKRERPVWFSMDIFNTDYTQASGRENGVLEENLRKDREIAQIQRDNFRKAQQAGVRMIFGSDAGVMPHGTAGGQFRYMVAYGMTPLQAIQAATITAAQALGKEEEVGQIAAGRHADLIAVDGDPLLDVRLLEHVSVVIKGGQVVKDGTAVR from the coding sequence ATGACAGAACAAGGACCTTTACGCAGGCTGGTGTGGCTCATCGCGGGCATGGCCGCAGCCTTATCTGCGCCGGCCCATGCGGAGACCCAGGTCTTCACCGCTGCCCGGATGATCGATGTCGCGGCCGGCAAGGTCGTGGAGCATCCTGCCATCTTCGTCACCGACGGCAGGATCACCTCCGTCGCAGACGCACGCCTCGTACGCTGGGGCAGCGATGTGAAACATATCGACCTTGGGGACCGCACCATCCTGCCCGGCCTCATCGACATGCACGTCCATCTCGATGGCCTGGCGGAGATCGGCGGTTATCGCGGCCTGCAATATACGGACAGCTTCTGGGCCATGATCGCCGTGCGGAACGCGCGAGACATGCTGCATGCCGGCTTCACCACCGTGCGCAATCTTGGTTCCGAGAACTACAATGATGTCGGCCTCATGCAGGCGATAGACGAAGGCTGTGCCGAGGGGCCCCGCATCGTGCCGGCCGCCCATGCTCTCGGCGCGACCGGCGGACATTGCGATTCGACCTTCCTGCCGCCGTCTTTCGAGGCAAAGAGCCCCGGCGTCGGCGATGGCGAGCAGCAGTTGCGCCAGCGCGTGCGCGAGCAGCGCAAATATGGTGCCCAGGTCATCAAGGTGTGCGCCACGGGCGGCGTATTCTCCCGCAACACCGAGCCCGGCCAGCAGCAGCTCAGCGAACAGGAACTGCGCGCCATCGTGGAAGAAGCGCATCTGTGGGGCCTGCGCGTTGCCGCCCATGCCCACGGGGCAGCCGGCATCAAGGCCGCGATCCGCGCGGGCATCGACACTATCGAACATGTCAGCCTGCTGGATGATGAAGGCATCAGGCTGGCGCTGAAGCGCGAGCGACCTGTCTGGTTCTCGATGGATATCTTCAACACCGACTACACCCAGGCCAGCGGCCGGGAAAACGGCGTTCTGGAGGAGAATCTCCGCAAGGATCGGGAAATCGCCCAGATCCAGCGCGACAATTTTCGCAAGGCGCAACAGGCAGGCGTGCGCATGATCTTCGGCTCCGACGCGGGCGTCATGCCGCATGGTACGGCGGGCGGCCAGTTCCGCTACATGGTGGCCTATGGGATGACGCCGCTCCAGGCCATCCAGGCCGCCACCATCACGGCCGCGCAGGCGCTCGGCAAGGAAGAAGAGGTGGGGCAGATTGCGGCGGGACGCCATGCCGACCTGATCGCCGTGGATGGCGACCCCCTCTTGGATGTTCGCCTGCTCGAGCATGTGAGCGTGGTCATCAAGGGCGGCCAGGTTGTGAAGGATGGGACCGCCGTCCGGTGA